A single Oncorhynchus tshawytscha isolate Ot180627B linkage group LG01, Otsh_v2.0, whole genome shotgun sequence DNA region contains:
- the LOC112252241 gene encoding vesicle-fusing ATPase-like isoform X2 codes for MAARVVIFFKTMQAARCPTDDLSLTNCAVVSEKDLQSGQHVTVKTTPTHKFVFTTKAHHAIVPGTIAFSLPQRKWAGLSIGQEVEVANYNFDKSQQCIGAMTIEIDFLQKKSTDTSPYDSDKMASEFIQQFNNQGFSVTQQMVFSFCDKLFGLVIKDIEAMDASILKGEPASGKKQKIDIGLLVGNSQVVFEKAESSSLTLVGKAKTKEQRQSIINPDWNFERMGIGGLDKEFSDIFRRAFASRVFPPDIVEQMGCKHVKGILLFGPPGCGKTLMARQIGKMLNSREPKIVNGPEILNKFVGESEANIRKLFADAEEEQKRLGANSGLHIIIFDELDAICKQRGTGQGSTGVHDTVVNQLLSKIDGVEQLNNILVIGMTNRPDLIDDALMRPGRFEVKMEIGLPDEKGRVQILNIHTNKMRDFGLLAPDVDVKELAAGTKNYSGAELEGLVRAAQSTAMNRHIKATATVEVDTERAEKLQVTRSDFMGSLNNDIKPAFGSNQEDYASYIMNGIIKWGDPVTRVLDDGELLVQQTKNSDRTPLVAVLLEGPPHSGKTALAAQISESSEFPFIKICSPDKMIGFSENSKCLAIKKIFEDAYKSQLSCVVVDDIERLLDYVPIGPRFSNMVLQALLVLLKKTPPKGRKLLIIGTTSRKEVLQEMEMLDAFSTTIHVPNISTGEHLVEALELLGSFTDAERVTIGQHVKGKRVWIGIKKLLMLIEMSLQMDVEYRVTKFLQLLRDEGALHDTKHIRI; via the exons GTCGTAATATTTTTCAAG acgATGCAAGCGGCACGATGCCCGACAGATGACCTATCGTTGACAAACTGTGCTGTGGTGAGCGAGAAAGATCTGCAGTCTGGACA ACATGTGACTGTGAAGACTACGCCAACTCACAAGTTTGTGTTCACCACAAAAGCCCACCATGCCATAGTCCCTGGCACTATCGCTTTCAGTCTGccacag aGGAAATGGGCCGGTCTGTCCATTGGACAGGAGGTGGAAG TGGCCAACTACAACTTTGACAAGTCCCAGCAGTGCATCGGTGCCATGACTATAGAGATTGACTTCCTCCAGAAGAAGAGCACGGACACCAGCCCCTACGACTCAGACAAGATGGCCAGCGAGTTCATCCAGCAGTTCAACAACCAGGGCTTCTCTGTCACCCAGCAG ATGGTGTTTAGTTTCTGCGACAAGCTCTTTGGGCTGGTGATCAAAGACATTGAGGCCATGGACGCCAGCATCCTCAAGGGGGAGCCAGCATCAGGCAAGAAGCAGAAG ATTGACATTGGCCTGCTGGTGGGGAACAGCCAGGTGGTTTTCGAGAAAGCGGAGAGCTCCTCCCTCACATTAGTTG GCAAGGCCAAGACCAAAGAACAGCGTCAGTCCATCATCAACCCGGACTGGAACTTTGAGCGCATGGGCATTGGTGGTCTGGACAAAGAGTTCTCTGACATCTTCCGCCGAGCCTTCGCCTCTCGTGTCTTCCCTCCTGACATCGTGGAACAAATGG GTTGTAAGCACGTGAAGGGAATCCTTCTCTTCGGGCCTCCTGGTTGTGGTAAGACTCTGATGGCCAGGCAGATTGGCAAGATGCTCAACTCCCGCGAACCCAAGATCGTCAACGGCCCTGAGATCCTCAACAAGTTTGTGGGAGAGTCTGAGGCCAACATCCGCAAGCTCTTCGCAGATGCAGAAGAGGAGCAGAAGAGG CTGGGTGCTAACAGTGGTCTGCACATAATCATCTTTGATGAGCTGGATGCCATCTGTAAGCAGAGAGGTActgggcagggcagtacaggaGTCCACGACACGGTGGTCAACCAGCTGCTGTCCAAGATAGACGGAGTAGAGCAGCTCAACAACATCCTGGTCATAG GGATGACCAACAGGCCTGACCTGATAGATGATGCTTTGATGAGGCCTGGCAGGTTTGAGGTCAAGATGGAGATCG gtcTTCCGGATGAGAAGGGGCGTGTTCAGATTCTCAACATTCACACTAATAAGATGCGTGACTTCGGCCTGCTGGCTCCTGATGTGGACGTGAAGGAGCTGGCTGCCGGGACCAAGAACTACAGTGGTGCTGAACTGGAGGGACTGGTCAGAGCTGCCCAATCAACAGCCATGAACCGCCACATTAAG GCCACAGCCACAGTGGAGGTGGACACAGAGAGAGCCGAGAAGCTGCAGGTCACCAGAAGCGACTTCATGGGCTCCCTGAACAATGACATTAAACCA gcATTTGGTTCCAACCAGGAGGATTACGCCAGCTACATCATGAACGGCATCATCAAGTGGGGCGACCCTGTGACCCGTGTGCTGGATGACGGGGAGCTGCTCGTGCAGCAGACCAAGAACAGCGACCGCACACCACTGGTGGCCGTGCTACTGGAGG GACCCCCTCACAGTGGAAAGACGGCCCTGGCTGCCCAAATCTCGGAGAGCTCAGAGTTCCCCTTCATCAAGATCTGTTCCCCAGACAAGATGATCGGTTTCTCCGAAAACTCCAAGTGCCTGGCTATCAAGAAG ATCTTCGAGGATGCCTACAAGTCTCAGCTGAGCTGTGTGGTGGTGGATGACATTGAGCGTCTCCTAG ACTACGTTCCCATTGGACCTCGTTTCTCCAACATGGTTCTCCAGGCCCTGCTGGTGCTGCTGAAGAAGACTCCTCCTAAA GGCCGTAAGTTGTTGATCATTGGAACCACCAGCCGTAAGGAGGTGCTGCAGGAGATGGAGATGCTGGACGCCTTCAGTACCACTATCCACGTCCCCAACATCTCTACTGGAGAACACCTGGTGGAAGCCCTAGag CTACTGGGAAGCTTCACGGACGCAGAGCGGGTCACCATCGGCCAGCACGTCAAGGGAAAGAGGGTCTGGATTGGCATCAAGAAGCTCCTGATGCTAATTGAAATGTCTCTGCAG ATGGATGTGGAGTACAGAGTCACTAAGTTCCTGCAGCTTCTTAGAGACGAGGGGGC GTTGCATGACACCAAGCACATCCGAATTTAA
- the LOC112252241 gene encoding vesicle-fusing ATPase-like isoform X1, whose protein sequence is MAARVVIFFKTMQAARCPTDDLSLTNCAVVSEKDLQSGQHVTVKTTPTHKFVFTTKAHHAIVPGTIAFSLPQRKWAGLSIGQEVEVANYNFDKSQQCIGAMTIEIDFLQKKSTDTSPYDSDKMASEFIQQFNNQGFSVTQQMVFSFCDKLFGLVIKDIEAMDASILKGEPASGKKQKIDIGLLVGNSQVVFEKAESSSLTLVGKAKTKEQRQSIINPDWNFERMGIGGLDKEFSDIFRRAFASRVFPPDIVEQMGCKHVKGILLFGPPGCGKTLMARQIGKMLNSREPKIVNGPEILNKFVGESEANIRKLFADAEEEQKRLGANSGLHIIIFDELDAICKQRGTGQGSTGVHDTVVNQLLSKIDGVEQLNNILVIGMTNRPDLIDDALMRPGRFEVKMEIGLPDEKGRVQILNIHTNKMRDFGLLAPDVDVKELAAGTKNYSGAELEGLVRAAQSTAMNRHIKATATVEVDTERAEKLQVTRSDFMGSLNNDIKPAFGSNQEDYASYIMNGIIKWGDPVTRVLDDGELLVQQTKNSDRTPLVAVLLEGPPHSGKTALAAQISESSEFPFIKICSPDKMIGFSENSKCLAIKKIFEDAYKSQLSCVVVDDIERLLDYVPIGPRFSNMVLQALLVLLKKTPPKGRKLLIIGTTSRKEVLQEMEMLDAFSTTIHVPNISTGEHLVEALELLGSFTDAERVTIGQHVKGKRVWIGIKKLLMLIEMSLQMDVEYRVTKFLQLLRDEGAEHTDRNDRSYKFD, encoded by the exons GTCGTAATATTTTTCAAG acgATGCAAGCGGCACGATGCCCGACAGATGACCTATCGTTGACAAACTGTGCTGTGGTGAGCGAGAAAGATCTGCAGTCTGGACA ACATGTGACTGTGAAGACTACGCCAACTCACAAGTTTGTGTTCACCACAAAAGCCCACCATGCCATAGTCCCTGGCACTATCGCTTTCAGTCTGccacag aGGAAATGGGCCGGTCTGTCCATTGGACAGGAGGTGGAAG TGGCCAACTACAACTTTGACAAGTCCCAGCAGTGCATCGGTGCCATGACTATAGAGATTGACTTCCTCCAGAAGAAGAGCACGGACACCAGCCCCTACGACTCAGACAAGATGGCCAGCGAGTTCATCCAGCAGTTCAACAACCAGGGCTTCTCTGTCACCCAGCAG ATGGTGTTTAGTTTCTGCGACAAGCTCTTTGGGCTGGTGATCAAAGACATTGAGGCCATGGACGCCAGCATCCTCAAGGGGGAGCCAGCATCAGGCAAGAAGCAGAAG ATTGACATTGGCCTGCTGGTGGGGAACAGCCAGGTGGTTTTCGAGAAAGCGGAGAGCTCCTCCCTCACATTAGTTG GCAAGGCCAAGACCAAAGAACAGCGTCAGTCCATCATCAACCCGGACTGGAACTTTGAGCGCATGGGCATTGGTGGTCTGGACAAAGAGTTCTCTGACATCTTCCGCCGAGCCTTCGCCTCTCGTGTCTTCCCTCCTGACATCGTGGAACAAATGG GTTGTAAGCACGTGAAGGGAATCCTTCTCTTCGGGCCTCCTGGTTGTGGTAAGACTCTGATGGCCAGGCAGATTGGCAAGATGCTCAACTCCCGCGAACCCAAGATCGTCAACGGCCCTGAGATCCTCAACAAGTTTGTGGGAGAGTCTGAGGCCAACATCCGCAAGCTCTTCGCAGATGCAGAAGAGGAGCAGAAGAGG CTGGGTGCTAACAGTGGTCTGCACATAATCATCTTTGATGAGCTGGATGCCATCTGTAAGCAGAGAGGTActgggcagggcagtacaggaGTCCACGACACGGTGGTCAACCAGCTGCTGTCCAAGATAGACGGAGTAGAGCAGCTCAACAACATCCTGGTCATAG GGATGACCAACAGGCCTGACCTGATAGATGATGCTTTGATGAGGCCTGGCAGGTTTGAGGTCAAGATGGAGATCG gtcTTCCGGATGAGAAGGGGCGTGTTCAGATTCTCAACATTCACACTAATAAGATGCGTGACTTCGGCCTGCTGGCTCCTGATGTGGACGTGAAGGAGCTGGCTGCCGGGACCAAGAACTACAGTGGTGCTGAACTGGAGGGACTGGTCAGAGCTGCCCAATCAACAGCCATGAACCGCCACATTAAG GCCACAGCCACAGTGGAGGTGGACACAGAGAGAGCCGAGAAGCTGCAGGTCACCAGAAGCGACTTCATGGGCTCCCTGAACAATGACATTAAACCA gcATTTGGTTCCAACCAGGAGGATTACGCCAGCTACATCATGAACGGCATCATCAAGTGGGGCGACCCTGTGACCCGTGTGCTGGATGACGGGGAGCTGCTCGTGCAGCAGACCAAGAACAGCGACCGCACACCACTGGTGGCCGTGCTACTGGAGG GACCCCCTCACAGTGGAAAGACGGCCCTGGCTGCCCAAATCTCGGAGAGCTCAGAGTTCCCCTTCATCAAGATCTGTTCCCCAGACAAGATGATCGGTTTCTCCGAAAACTCCAAGTGCCTGGCTATCAAGAAG ATCTTCGAGGATGCCTACAAGTCTCAGCTGAGCTGTGTGGTGGTGGATGACATTGAGCGTCTCCTAG ACTACGTTCCCATTGGACCTCGTTTCTCCAACATGGTTCTCCAGGCCCTGCTGGTGCTGCTGAAGAAGACTCCTCCTAAA GGCCGTAAGTTGTTGATCATTGGAACCACCAGCCGTAAGGAGGTGCTGCAGGAGATGGAGATGCTGGACGCCTTCAGTACCACTATCCACGTCCCCAACATCTCTACTGGAGAACACCTGGTGGAAGCCCTAGag CTACTGGGAAGCTTCACGGACGCAGAGCGGGTCACCATCGGCCAGCACGTCAAGGGAAAGAGGGTCTGGATTGGCATCAAGAAGCTCCTGATGCTAATTGAAATGTCTCTGCAG ATGGATGTGGAGTACAGAGTCACTAAGTTCCTGCAGCTTCTTAGAGACGAGGGGGC AGAACACACCGACCGCAATGACCGCAGCTACAAGTTCGACTAG
- the LOC112252241 gene encoding vesicle-fusing ATPase-like isoform X3, with translation MAARTMQAARCPTDDLSLTNCAVVSEKDLQSGQHVTVKTTPTHKFVFTTKAHHAIVPGTIAFSLPQRKWAGLSIGQEVEVANYNFDKSQQCIGAMTIEIDFLQKKSTDTSPYDSDKMASEFIQQFNNQGFSVTQQMVFSFCDKLFGLVIKDIEAMDASILKGEPASGKKQKIDIGLLVGNSQVVFEKAESSSLTLVGKAKTKEQRQSIINPDWNFERMGIGGLDKEFSDIFRRAFASRVFPPDIVEQMGCKHVKGILLFGPPGCGKTLMARQIGKMLNSREPKIVNGPEILNKFVGESEANIRKLFADAEEEQKRLGANSGLHIIIFDELDAICKQRGTGQGSTGVHDTVVNQLLSKIDGVEQLNNILVIGMTNRPDLIDDALMRPGRFEVKMEIGLPDEKGRVQILNIHTNKMRDFGLLAPDVDVKELAAGTKNYSGAELEGLVRAAQSTAMNRHIKATATVEVDTERAEKLQVTRSDFMGSLNNDIKPAFGSNQEDYASYIMNGIIKWGDPVTRVLDDGELLVQQTKNSDRTPLVAVLLEGPPHSGKTALAAQISESSEFPFIKICSPDKMIGFSENSKCLAIKKIFEDAYKSQLSCVVVDDIERLLDYVPIGPRFSNMVLQALLVLLKKTPPKGRKLLIIGTTSRKEVLQEMEMLDAFSTTIHVPNISTGEHLVEALELLGSFTDAERVTIGQHVKGKRVWIGIKKLLMLIEMSLQMDVEYRVTKFLQLLRDEGAEHTDRNDRSYKFD, from the exons acgATGCAAGCGGCACGATGCCCGACAGATGACCTATCGTTGACAAACTGTGCTGTGGTGAGCGAGAAAGATCTGCAGTCTGGACA ACATGTGACTGTGAAGACTACGCCAACTCACAAGTTTGTGTTCACCACAAAAGCCCACCATGCCATAGTCCCTGGCACTATCGCTTTCAGTCTGccacag aGGAAATGGGCCGGTCTGTCCATTGGACAGGAGGTGGAAG TGGCCAACTACAACTTTGACAAGTCCCAGCAGTGCATCGGTGCCATGACTATAGAGATTGACTTCCTCCAGAAGAAGAGCACGGACACCAGCCCCTACGACTCAGACAAGATGGCCAGCGAGTTCATCCAGCAGTTCAACAACCAGGGCTTCTCTGTCACCCAGCAG ATGGTGTTTAGTTTCTGCGACAAGCTCTTTGGGCTGGTGATCAAAGACATTGAGGCCATGGACGCCAGCATCCTCAAGGGGGAGCCAGCATCAGGCAAGAAGCAGAAG ATTGACATTGGCCTGCTGGTGGGGAACAGCCAGGTGGTTTTCGAGAAAGCGGAGAGCTCCTCCCTCACATTAGTTG GCAAGGCCAAGACCAAAGAACAGCGTCAGTCCATCATCAACCCGGACTGGAACTTTGAGCGCATGGGCATTGGTGGTCTGGACAAAGAGTTCTCTGACATCTTCCGCCGAGCCTTCGCCTCTCGTGTCTTCCCTCCTGACATCGTGGAACAAATGG GTTGTAAGCACGTGAAGGGAATCCTTCTCTTCGGGCCTCCTGGTTGTGGTAAGACTCTGATGGCCAGGCAGATTGGCAAGATGCTCAACTCCCGCGAACCCAAGATCGTCAACGGCCCTGAGATCCTCAACAAGTTTGTGGGAGAGTCTGAGGCCAACATCCGCAAGCTCTTCGCAGATGCAGAAGAGGAGCAGAAGAGG CTGGGTGCTAACAGTGGTCTGCACATAATCATCTTTGATGAGCTGGATGCCATCTGTAAGCAGAGAGGTActgggcagggcagtacaggaGTCCACGACACGGTGGTCAACCAGCTGCTGTCCAAGATAGACGGAGTAGAGCAGCTCAACAACATCCTGGTCATAG GGATGACCAACAGGCCTGACCTGATAGATGATGCTTTGATGAGGCCTGGCAGGTTTGAGGTCAAGATGGAGATCG gtcTTCCGGATGAGAAGGGGCGTGTTCAGATTCTCAACATTCACACTAATAAGATGCGTGACTTCGGCCTGCTGGCTCCTGATGTGGACGTGAAGGAGCTGGCTGCCGGGACCAAGAACTACAGTGGTGCTGAACTGGAGGGACTGGTCAGAGCTGCCCAATCAACAGCCATGAACCGCCACATTAAG GCCACAGCCACAGTGGAGGTGGACACAGAGAGAGCCGAGAAGCTGCAGGTCACCAGAAGCGACTTCATGGGCTCCCTGAACAATGACATTAAACCA gcATTTGGTTCCAACCAGGAGGATTACGCCAGCTACATCATGAACGGCATCATCAAGTGGGGCGACCCTGTGACCCGTGTGCTGGATGACGGGGAGCTGCTCGTGCAGCAGACCAAGAACAGCGACCGCACACCACTGGTGGCCGTGCTACTGGAGG GACCCCCTCACAGTGGAAAGACGGCCCTGGCTGCCCAAATCTCGGAGAGCTCAGAGTTCCCCTTCATCAAGATCTGTTCCCCAGACAAGATGATCGGTTTCTCCGAAAACTCCAAGTGCCTGGCTATCAAGAAG ATCTTCGAGGATGCCTACAAGTCTCAGCTGAGCTGTGTGGTGGTGGATGACATTGAGCGTCTCCTAG ACTACGTTCCCATTGGACCTCGTTTCTCCAACATGGTTCTCCAGGCCCTGCTGGTGCTGCTGAAGAAGACTCCTCCTAAA GGCCGTAAGTTGTTGATCATTGGAACCACCAGCCGTAAGGAGGTGCTGCAGGAGATGGAGATGCTGGACGCCTTCAGTACCACTATCCACGTCCCCAACATCTCTACTGGAGAACACCTGGTGGAAGCCCTAGag CTACTGGGAAGCTTCACGGACGCAGAGCGGGTCACCATCGGCCAGCACGTCAAGGGAAAGAGGGTCTGGATTGGCATCAAGAAGCTCCTGATGCTAATTGAAATGTCTCTGCAG ATGGATGTGGAGTACAGAGTCACTAAGTTCCTGCAGCTTCTTAGAGACGAGGGGGC AGAACACACCGACCGCAATGACCGCAGCTACAAGTTCGACTAG